The proteins below come from a single Eubacterium limosum genomic window:
- a CDS encoding amino acid ABC transporter ATP-binding protein: protein MISIEKINKNFGTVQALKDVSLEIGNGKKVVIIGPSGSGKSTLIRCINGLEKPTSGKIIVDGLEATAPKADMRRLCHDVAMVFQNFNLYPHKTVLENVTLAPIKVLKIPRDKAVENGKLYLDRVGLSDKLDTYPAKLSGGQQQRVAIARALNMNPKIILFDEPTSALDPEMIGEVADVIADLAKGNKTLVIVTHEMGLAREVADELVFMDEGSIVERGTPAQLFDQSPNPRLRAFFSKVLK, encoded by the coding sequence GTGATTTCAATTGAAAAGATAAACAAAAATTTTGGTACAGTACAGGCTTTAAAAGATGTCTCCCTGGAAATTGGAAATGGAAAAAAAGTCGTGATCATCGGGCCGTCGGGCTCAGGAAAAAGCACTCTGATCCGCTGCATTAACGGCCTGGAAAAACCAACCTCTGGTAAAATTATCGTCGACGGCCTTGAGGCCACTGCCCCCAAGGCAGATATGCGCCGCCTCTGTCACGACGTCGCCATGGTATTTCAAAACTTCAATCTCTATCCCCATAAAACTGTTCTGGAAAATGTTACCCTCGCGCCCATAAAAGTCTTAAAGATTCCGCGGGATAAAGCGGTGGAGAACGGAAAGCTGTATCTGGATCGGGTAGGACTCTCCGACAAGCTGGATACCTACCCCGCCAAGCTCTCCGGCGGCCAGCAGCAGCGCGTCGCCATCGCCCGGGCGCTGAACATGAACCCAAAAATCATTCTGTTCGATGAGCCCACCTCTGCTCTGGACCCAGAAATGATTGGCGAGGTGGCCGACGTTATCGCAGACCTCGCCAAGGGCAATAAAACCCTGGTTATTGTGACGCATGAAATGGGGCTGGCCCGGGAAGTAGCCGATGAGCTTGTTTTTATGGATGAGGGCAGTATTGTCGAACGAGGTACGCCTGCGCAGCTTTTTGACCAAAGCCCGAACCCGCGTCTCCGCGCTTTCTTCAGTAAGGTTTTAAAATAG
- a CDS encoding response regulator, whose amino-acid sequence MNIIAVDDETLALGYMLKILKAAAPGNNFKGFEDPFSALDYLRENPVDIAFLDIEMYGLNGIELAKQFKEAAPAVKIIFSTGFPDYALDAFSVHANGYLLKPPTVEAVKSEIDNLGLPPATSQKRVRVQAFGNFEVFVDNAPLRFGRAKAKELFAYLVDRKGSGSTTAELISVLWEDRDLSHSLQSQFQTVAADMLKTFKAVNAEEVLIKKRNYLSVDTEKLDCDYYNFLKGDTRAINSYAGEYMSNYSWAEFTTGFLSQKAGIL is encoded by the coding sequence ATGAATATCATCGCCGTCGACGACGAAACACTGGCTCTGGGGTACATGCTTAAAATCCTAAAAGCGGCTGCTCCAGGCAATAACTTCAAAGGCTTTGAAGACCCTTTTTCCGCACTGGACTATCTCAGGGAAAATCCAGTAGATATCGCTTTTCTGGACATTGAAATGTATGGTCTGAACGGTATTGAGCTTGCCAAACAGTTCAAGGAGGCCGCTCCTGCGGTCAAGATCATCTTTTCCACCGGTTTTCCCGATTATGCCCTGGATGCCTTTTCGGTACACGCCAACGGTTATCTGCTAAAGCCCCCCACCGTCGAAGCCGTAAAGTCCGAGATCGACAATCTCGGACTGCCGCCAGCCACCAGCCAAAAGCGGGTGCGGGTACAGGCCTTCGGCAATTTCGAGGTCTTTGTGGATAACGCGCCGCTGCGCTTTGGGCGGGCAAAGGCCAAAGAGCTTTTCGCCTATCTGGTGGACCGAAAGGGCTCTGGCTCTACCACCGCTGAACTGATCTCTGTTCTTTGGGAGGACCGGGACCTGTCTCACTCTCTGCAGAGCCAGTTCCAGACTGTTGCCGCAGACATGCTTAAGACTTTCAAGGCCGTCAATGCTGAGGAAGTTCTGATCAAAAAACGCAATTACCTGTCTGTGGACACCGAAAAACTGGACTGTGATTACTATAATTTTCTAAAAGGGGATACCCGCGCCATCAACAGCTACGCGGGCGAATATATGAGCAACTACAGCTGGGCTGAGTTTACCACCGGTTTCTTATCCCAGAAAGCCGGCATCCTTTAA